Proteins from one Panicum virgatum strain AP13 chromosome 7K, P.virgatum_v5, whole genome shotgun sequence genomic window:
- the LOC120639554 gene encoding protein tfg-1-like, with protein sequence MDGGEHEPEESSSQRRERLLALRSAANASAAEAPPPATAGSLLPDPDLAGDQASSPCPRPPQRFDYYTNPAAAFSSYSGGATNPTWSHKRKSPPLCYDPRPGPPPPAYGNYGDNYPPQQHHWAPSPIHSSPLMPRDPPGSSPWRSPMQFQDPMSGYQGAPPGAPPPWGPHSGPPGRGSYPNPPRFGFRHPNPGRGGSPMNYGPRGSQNSSYGRGRGPSYHGSPGSRGRGGRGGFGWQDHGYVNKSMVDDPWLDLQPIVGNILIPRGISESWLPKSLRENKEAPSQGQIKSSSGLSLAELSFNEVSDKET encoded by the exons atggacggcggcgagcacgagccggaggagTCCTCTTCCCAGCGCCGGGAGCGCCTCCTCGCCCTCCGCTCTGCCGCcaacgcgtcggcggcggaggcgcctcCCCCGGCGACCGCGGGGAGCCTCCTCCCGGATCCCGATCTCGCGGGGGACCAGGCTTCCTCCCcgtgcccgcgcccgccccAGCGGTTCGACTACTACAccaaccccgccgccgccttctcctcctaCTCCGGCGGCGCCACCAATCCGACCTGGTCCCACAAGCGCAAGAGCCCTCCCTTATGCTACGATCCGCGTCCTGGCCCGCCTCCGCCTGCTTACG GGAATTATGGTGACAATTATCCTCCACAGCAGCACCATTGGGCTCCATCGCCAATTCACTCCTCACCCCTGATGCCACGAGATCCACCAGGGAGCAGTCCATGGAGAAGTCCTATGCAATTCCAGGATCCAATGTCAGGATACCAAGGAGCACCTCCTGGTGCTCCACCTCCTTGGGGTCCACATTCTGGCCCTCCTGGTAGAGGATCTTATCCAAATCCTCCTAGGTTTGGGTTCAGGCACCCAAATCCTGGCCGAGGGGGCAGCCCGATGAATTATGGACCAAGAGGTAGCCAGAACTCATCTTATGGCCGAGGCAGGGGGCCCAGTTACCATGGTAGCCCAGGTTCAAGGGGAAGAGGGGGCAGGGGTGGCTTTGGTTGGCAAGACCACGGCTACGTCAATAAGTCCATGGTTGATGACCCTTGGCTGGACTTGCAGCCTATTGTTGGCAACATTCTGATACCCAGGGGCATCTCCGAGTCGTGGCTTCCAAAATCCCTGCGGGAAAATAAGGAAGCACCTTCCCAAGGCCAAATTAAGTCATCATCGGGATTGAGTCTAGCAGAGTTGTCTTTCAACGAGGTTTCTGATAAAGAGACATAG
- the LOC120639555 gene encoding uncharacterized protein LOC120639555, whose product MIWRRPWMDRISTPATMAPGIPPSSRASRRGEHAAAAITISSGSVRRTVINVSDDDDEVTSRRRSDPMPIDPLLIPAMAPRIPPSFPASRRGKHVAAAIATINLSSPSSSDDEEVTSRPRSAARRTTPPSSVSVVVLSPRRAARPSPPASPAVSDGSSASEATTIQQTIQPEKKKEKEQWCLDDELFILWTMAWLRMGNPDDKVPLASEVLKHLVPLRRRGVHVRQLSDKMWQLKVKFKKTIAKAVANGGKLRRRTRYRHLVLYNMSQQVWPDLYQAAGL is encoded by the exons ATGATCTGGAGGCG gCCTTGGATGGATCGGATCAGTACCCCAGCCACCATGGCGCCCGGAATCCCGCCGTCATCCCGTGCTTCTCGGCGCGgcgagcacgccgccgccgccatcaccatCTCCTCCGGCTCGGTGCGCAGGACTGTCATCAACgtgtccgacgacgacgacgaggtcaCGAGCCGGCGCAGGAGCGATCCGATGCCGATCGACCCATTATTGATCCCAGCCATGGCGCCAAGAATCCCGCCGTCCTTCCCTGCTTCCCGCCGCGGCAAgcacgtcgccgccgcgatcgCCACCATCAACTTGTCTTCGCCGTCCTcctccgacgacgaggaggtcACGAGCCGGCCCaggagcgcggcgcggcgcacgacgccgccgtcctccgtgtccgtcgtcgtcctctcgccgaggagggcggcgcgtcCATCCCCGCCGGCGTCCCCTGCGGTGTCTGACGGCTCATCCGCCAGCGAGGCCACCACCATCCAGCAGACGATCCAGCCcgaaaagaagaaagagaaggagCAATGGTGCCTGGACGACGAGCTTTTCATCCTCTGGACCATGGCCTGGCTCCGCATGGGCAACCCTGATGACAAGGTCCCCCTGGCCTCGGAGGTCTTGAAGCACCTcgtcccgctccgccgccgtggCGTGCATGTGAGGCAGCTCTCGGACAAGATGTGGCAGCTCAAGGTGAAGTTCAAGAAAACTATCGCCAAGGCCGTGGCCAACGGCGGCAAGCTCCGGCGCCGGACCCGGTACCGCCACCTGGTGCTCTACAACATGTCCCAACAGGTGTGGCCGGACCTGTATCAAGCCGCCGGCCTCTGA